The Acinetobacter calcoaceticus sequence AAAATAATCTTTATAAATAAAAAAATGCCTGAAAGTTCAGGCATTTTTTATTCATTATTTAACTGAAATTGAGTTATAAATTAATCTTCACTAAAGCCTCTTTGCTCTATATTTGGAGCATGATAGCCAACAAAAAGTTATCTTAAGTTTGTATGTTGTTGGAGAATATCTTCAAGTGAAATATGACCTAAAAAGTTACCAGTACTCTCAATAGCCTGTTCTTGTTCGATAGCATGTGCAAATTTTACAGCTGCTTGATCTTGTAGTTGCTGATAAAGACGCTGGCAGTTCGGGAAATGATTAATATCAATTACATCATGATATTTCAACCAGCGTGCTATACCCGCGTAGTAGCCATCAACGAAAGACAATTGATCGCCCATTAACCATGTTTGCTCTGTCAAGCTATGCTCTAAAGCAGTAAATGCTTTTTTGACTTGTGTTGCTCCATATTCACGTAATGCGTGAGTGGCTTCTTCCGATGAAGAATGCTCAAGGCTATACCATAAGGGGCTAAATGCGTTGAATAACGTGGTATTTAAGAAAGCTAGCTTCTGATTGAACTGATTAAATTTTTCTGTTCCTTGTTGATAGTGAAAAGTAGTGTTTGAGCTTTTTGCCATGAGATAACTCAAGATCGCCATGCTTTCCGTTAAGACTTTACCATTGTCGTAGAGCAGGGCTGGTGTTTCACCTACAGGATTAATTCGGCGGTATGCCTCGGTATTGCATTGTACTGGCATCTCGATTCTACATAGTTGATAGGGTAAACCAGACCATTCCAATGCAACAATAGAGCCAAATGAACAACCAGAAGGGATACCATAAAATAAAGTGAAAGTTGACATGATGATTACTCTTGTGTGGTGTGTAGAATCATCTTAAGTCGGCAGAAAAGTTTCTAGTAGTCAGGTATTATGAAACTTATTGTCTACATATATGGACATTGAAGAATGCTACTTAGACAAAATTTGAATGACGTTTTTCTCTTTGTTGTGGCTGTAGAGCATCAAGGATTTTCTGCTGCAGCTAAACAACTCAATTTACCTAAATCCACGATTAGTAAGCGTGTGGCGATATTAGAAAATAAGCTAGGTTTAACCTTAATCCATCGTAGTTCACGTAGTTTTGTACTAAGTGAAGCTGGAAAGCTTTTTTATCAGCATGCTAAAAATGCGGTCGATGAATTTCGCTATGCTGAAGAAAATTTATTAATGCAGCAACAAGAGCCTAGTGGTGTGGTCAGATTGAGTGCTTCGGTGCCAATTGCTCAGTTTCTTTTATCTGATTGTTTACCTGAGCTTGCAGAACGTTATCCTAAATTATTATTACAAATAGAGGTAACTGATCGCTACGTAGATGTCATGAGTGAAAACTTTGATATTGTGATCCGTAGTCATTTTCAATCATTACCAGATTCTGGGTTAATTCAACGTGTGCTGACAAATGACAAGATTATTGCTGTTGCTGCACCTACTTATTTAATGAACACAGCCTCAATTAATTCACCACAAGATTTAGTGGACCATCAAGGATTATGGTCTGATCTGCAAATGAATCCTTGGTCCTTCAAGCATATGTCTGGAGAAAAAGAGATTGTACGACCAAATATTCGCTTTGTGGCAAATGAAGCAGAAGTTTTGAAAGGTGCTGCGAAGCGAGGAATTGGTATTACGCTTTTACCCGAAACATTTTGTGTGAATGAACTATCGAATGGAAGTCTAATTCATGTTTTACCAGATTGGTCTGCAGGTAATGTAACGACCAGTTTGCTCATGTTAACAAGACGAGGATTATTACCCAGTGTAAATATTACTGCTGATTTTTTAGTAGAGAAATTAAAAAGATAAGATTTTTTGAGCTTTTGTTGAATTAAAAAAAATGCCTAATTTCTCAGGCATTTTTTATTCAATAATTAATTAAGCTTGGTTTGTGAAGTAGTCTTCACTAAAGCCCATAACTAAGTCAGAACCTGCTTTGATTTTAGCAATACGCGCATCAATATCTGGCAAGATACGTTCAACAAAATATTGAGCTAAAGCAAGTTTGTTTTGATAGAAATCACCAGACTTATCTTTTGCTGCCCCTGCAATTTTCGCAAACATAAACGCAAAGCTGAGTAGGCCAACTGCATGTAAATAATCAACTGCCGCAGCATTTGGGAAATCTACGTTTTCAGCAGCTTGTTCAATAATGAACTGAGTAATAGCTTCAATTTCAGTTGCAGCATCTAAAGTTGCATCTTTAATGAAGTTTAAGTCTGTGTCTAAGTCGTTTGCAAAGTCACGAATTTCAGTGATGTATTCAGCAATGAACACGCCGCCACATTTAATGGTTTTACGACCAATTAAATCTTGAGATTGAACGCCGTTCGTTCCTTCGTAAATTTGAGCAATACGGAGATCACGGATACATTGTTCCATACCCCATTCACGGATATAGCCATGACCACCAAATACCATTTGAGCATCTAAAGTTGCTTGGAACGCTGTATCTGTGAGGTAAGCTTTAGCAATCGGCGTTAAAAGTGCAACGCGATTATTGGCTTTTTTTACAGCTTCTGCATCAGTTGAGAATTTAGTGATATCGAGCTGTTGACCTACATACACTGCAAAAGCACGAGATGCTTCATTGTTTGCGCGTACGTTTAACAACATACGACGTACGTCACCATGTACCAAAATGCTATCTGCTGGTTTGTTTGGTGATTGAACACCTGCTGCACTACGGCCTTGTAAGCGGTCAGTCGCATATTGTGCTGCATTTTGATATGCAAACTCAGATGCGCCTAAACCTTGAATACCCATTGATAAACGTTCGTAGTTCATCATGACAAACATGGCAGCAAGACCTTCGTTTTCTTTACCAACCAGGTAACCTTTTGCTGCATCAAAGTTCATCACACAAGTTGCAGATGCTTTGATCCCCATTTTATGCTCGATAGAACCTGGTCCAACTAAGTTGCGTTCACCTAATGAACCATCTTCATTTACAAGATACTTAGGTACGATAAAGAGCGAGATGCCACGTGAGCCAGCAGGGGCATCAGGCGTTTTAGCAAGTACCAAGTGAATGATGTTTTCTGCTAAATCGTTATCACCACCAGTGATGAAGATTTTAGTACCTGTAATGTTATAAGTACCATCTTCATTAGGTTCTGCTTTAGTTTTGATAATACCTAAGTCAGTACCTGCATGTGGCTCTGTCAAACACATGGTGCCTGACCATTCACCTGAATAAATCTTAGGTAAGTAAGTTTCTTTTTGTTCTTGAGATGCATAGCTGCTTAAAGCCATGCCTGCACCCACAGAAAGAAGCGGGTAGAGCATAAATGATGGGTTAGTTGCAA is a genomic window containing:
- a CDS encoding acyl-CoA dehydrogenase C-terminal domain-containing protein; translation: MPIYNAPLADMKFILNDVFKAEQFWQSNEKLAHVDAATAEAILEEMAKFAQNVTHPLNRTGDEEGARYENGEVFTPAGFKDAFRQYAEGGWIGLGADEEWGGQGMPKMLTVLSDEMLFATNPSFMLYPLLSVGAGMALSSYASQEQKETYLPKIYSGEWSGTMCLTEPHAGTDLGIIKTKAEPNEDGTYNITGTKIFITGGDNDLAENIIHLVLAKTPDAPAGSRGISLFIVPKYLVNEDGSLGERNLVGPGSIEHKMGIKASATCVMNFDAAKGYLVGKENEGLAAMFVMMNYERLSMGIQGLGASEFAYQNAAQYATDRLQGRSAAGVQSPNKPADSILVHGDVRRMLLNVRANNEASRAFAVYVGQQLDITKFSTDAEAVKKANNRVALLTPIAKAYLTDTAFQATLDAQMVFGGHGYIREWGMEQCIRDLRIAQIYEGTNGVQSQDLIGRKTIKCGGVFIAEYITEIRDFANDLDTDLNFIKDATLDAATEIEAITQFIIEQAAENVDFPNAAAVDYLHAVGLLSFAFMFAKIAGAAKDKSGDFYQNKLALAQYFVERILPDIDARIAKIKAGSDLVMGFSEDYFTNQA
- a CDS encoding glutathione S-transferase family protein; translation: MSTFTLFYGIPSGCSFGSIVALEWSGLPYQLCRIEMPVQCNTEAYRRINPVGETPALLYDNGKVLTESMAILSYLMAKSSNTTFHYQQGTEKFNQFNQKLAFLNTTLFNAFSPLWYSLEHSSSEEATHALREYGATQVKKAFTALEHSLTEQTWLMGDQLSFVDGYYAGIARWLKYHDVIDINHFPNCQRLYQQLQDQAAVKFAHAIEQEQAIESTGNFLGHISLEDILQQHTNLR
- a CDS encoding LysR substrate-binding domain-containing protein, translating into MNDVFLFVVAVEHQGFSAAAKQLNLPKSTISKRVAILENKLGLTLIHRSSRSFVLSEAGKLFYQHAKNAVDEFRYAEENLLMQQQEPSGVVRLSASVPIAQFLLSDCLPELAERYPKLLLQIEVTDRYVDVMSENFDIVIRSHFQSLPDSGLIQRVLTNDKIIAVAAPTYLMNTASINSPQDLVDHQGLWSDLQMNPWSFKHMSGEKEIVRPNIRFVANEAEVLKGAAKRGIGITLLPETFCVNELSNGSLIHVLPDWSAGNVTTSLLMLTRRGLLPSVNITADFLVEKLKR